The nucleotide sequence GCGCCGACACCGCGCCCGAGGCGCCGAGCCCGTAGCTGCCCTTGCCCGCATAGGCCCAGCCGGCCAGCGCCGAGGCGCCGACGGCGCCCAGCAGGTAGAAGCTCAGGAAGGTGGTGCGCCCGAGCGCGAGTTCGACCGAGAAGCCGAACAGGAACAGGAACAGCATGTTGCCCAGCAGGTGGCCGGTGCTGGCATGCAGGAAGGCGGCCGTGATCCAGGTCCCAGGCTTGAATTCGGCGTCCTTCGCATAGTCCTGCGCCCAGCGCTCGGTGAAGGGCGCGGGCCACTGGGCGTCGAACTGCTGGCGGTCGCGCTTCCATTCGTCGAAGCGCGGATGCGCGGGCGTGATCACCTCATCGGCGCGCAGCTGGCGCAGGAACGCGCGCTCGTGCTGCAGGCCTTCGAGCAGCTCGTCGGTGCGCTTGAGCTTGAGCAGCTGCCGCGCGGCCTCGGCGCGCGGCGACCGGGTGCGCTCGAGCCAGTCGACGAAGGCCGGCAGCTCGAGCGCCGGCAGCGAACTCTTCGCGTAGTAGCGCGCGGCGCGTTCCTGCGCGTTCTCCTCGCTGCGCTGCGGGCCCCAGAACACCAGCATGTTCACGAGGATCAGCAGCACCGTCATCCACGGCGGGTTGCGCCAGCTCGGGCGGTTCTCGAGCGGGATGGCGTAGAACATGGCGGGGCCCTGCGCTGCCGAGGGCCGCTGCGATCAGCCGAGGCGGGCGCGGTGGCGCGCGATCTGCGCCTTGACCTGCGCGGGCGCCGTGCCGCCGAGGATGTTGCGTGCGTTGAGCGAGCCGCGCAGGCTCAGCACGTCGTACACGTCCTTCTCGATCTTCGGGTTGAACTGCTGCAGCACCGCCAGCGGCAGCTCGGCCAGGTCGACCTTGTGCGAGGTCGCGGCCTTGACCGCGTGGGCCACGATCTCGTGCGCGTCGCGGAACGGCAGGCCCTTCTTCACCAGGTAGTCGGCCAGGTCGGTGGCGGTGGCGTAGCCGCGCAGCGCGGCCAGCTCCATCGCCTCGGGCTTGACCGTGATGCCGCCGATCATCTCGGCGAAGATGCGCAAGGTGTCCTTGAGCGTGTCGACGGTGTCGAACAGCGGCTCCTTGTCTTCCTGGTTGTCCTTGTTGTAGGCCAGCGGCTGGCCCTTCATCAGCGTGATCAGCGCCATCAGGTGGCCGACCACGCGGCCGGTCTTGCCGCGCGCCAGCTCGGGCACGTCGGGGTTCTTCTTCTGCGGCATGATCGACGAGCCCGTGGTGAAGCGGTCGGCGATCTGGATGAAGGCGAAGTTCTGGCTCATCCAGAGGATCAGCTCCTCGCTCATGCGGCTGATGTGCACCATGCACAGGCTGGCGGCGGCGCTGAACTCGATCGCGAAGTCGCGGTCGCTCACGGCGTCCAGGCTGTTCTGGCACACGCCTTCCATGTCCAGCGTCTTCGCGACCAGTTCGCGGTCGAGCGGGTAGCTGGTGCCGGCCAGCGCGGCGGCGCCCAGCGGCAGGCGGTTGACGCGGCGGCGCACGTCGGCCAGGCGCTCGGCGTCGCGGCTGAACATCTCGACGTAGGCCAGCATGTGGTGGCCGAAGCTCACGGGCTGCGCCACCTGCAGGTGGGTGAAGCCCGGCAGGATCACCTCGACGTTCTTCTCGGCGATGTCGACCAGCGACTTCTGCAGCGTGACCAGCAGCTCGGCGATCAGGTCGATCTCGCCGCGCAGCCACAGGCGCACGTCGGTCGCGACCTGGTCGTTGCGGCTGCGGCCGGTGTGCAGCCGCTTGCCGGCGTCGCCCACGAGCTGGGTCAGGCGGGCCTCGATGTTCAGGTGCACGTCCTCGAGGTCGAGCTTCCACTCGAAGGCGCCGGATTCGATCTCGTCGCGGATCTGCGCCATCCCACGCTCGATCTCGGCGTGGTCCTGCATGCTGATGATCCCCTGCGCGGCCAGCATGCCCGCATGGGCGAGCGAGCCCTGGATGTCGGCCTGCCACAGGCGCTTGTCGAAGAAGACGCTGGCGGTGTAGCGCTTCACGAGGTCGCTCATGGGTTCCGAGAACAGGGCGGACCAGGCTTCGGATTTCTTGTCGAGTTGGTTTTGGGTCATGGGAGCCGTTCGGGAGGCAATAATGGGCTGGTTACCCAATGTATCTGCGAATGCGCAAGCCGGCGATTTTATCGGCCACCCCACATGCCGCGTCCTCCGACCGCACGCGCACGTCCGCGCACGCGCAGGCGGTGCTGTTCGACGCCTGCCAGATCGGCGTGGTGCTGCGCACCGTGGTCTTCGTCGAGGCGGTGGTGGGCGTGGCCGCGATGTTCGTCTCGGGCTCGCCCGGCGAGTGGCTGGTGCAGGCCGCCACGGTCACGGGCGGCGCGCTGCCGGCCACCCTGCTGTGGCTGGTCGCGGCCTGCGGGCTCAAGAAGCCGCTGCGGCGGCTGCCGGTGCCGTGGCAGTACGCGGTGGGCGCGCTGCTGGGCGCCGTCTCGGCGCTCTATGGCTGCGGGCTGCTGCGGCTCACCGGCGTGCTGGGCAGCGCGCCCTGGTTCGCGAGCGCGCTGGCCGGTGCCTTCTTCGCGGGCATGGTGATGGCGGCGATGGTGTTGCGCGCGCGCGGCCAGACGCCGGCGGCCACCACCGCGCGGCTCGAGGAGCTGCAGTCGCGGATCCGGCCGCACTTCCTGTTCAACACGCTCAACAGCGCCATCGCGCTGGTGCGCGAGGAGCCCGCCAAGGCCGAGACCATGCTGGAGGACCTGAGCGAGTTGTTCCGCCAGGCGCTGGCCGATCCCGGCGAATCGGGCACCCTGGCCGACGAGATCGCGCTGGCCGAGCGCTACCTCGCGATCGAGCAGGTGCGCTTCGGCGAGCGGCTGCGCATCCGCTGGGACCTCGATGCCGCGGCCAGCGACGCGCGGCTGCCGCCACTGCTGCTGCAGCCCCTGGTCGAGAATGCGATCAAGCACGGCGTGGAGCCGAGCCCGGACGGTGCCAGGCTGCGCATCCGCACCGAGCGGCGCGGCTCCATGGTGGTGATCGAGGTGGTCAACAGCCTGCCGCCGCTGCGCTGGGCCGACGAACCGCTGCCGCGCGGCCATGGCATCGCGCTGGCGAACGTGAGGGACCGGCTGCGGCTGCTGCACGACATGCGCATGCAGTTCAGCGCCGGCATGGATCAGAAGAGCTACCGGGTGCGCATCGCGATACCCGCCGAATCATGAACGCATGCGATTGCGTGGGGGGACATGAATGAGCCTGAGGACATTGATCGTCGACGATGAAGCGCTGGCCCGCTCGCGGCTGCGCACCCTGCTGCGCGACTGCAGCGCGCCCGCGGCCGAGGTGGTGGCCGAGGCCGCGCAGGGCGCCGAGGCGCAGGCGCAGCTGGCGTCGATGAAGCTCGACGTGGTGCTGCTCGACGTGCACATGCCCGGCATCGACGGCATCGAGGTGGCGCGTGCGCTGCGCGAGCGCGCCGACGCGCCGGCCGTGGTGTTCGTGACCGCGCATGCCGCACATGCGGTCACCGCCTTCGAGCTCGACGCGGTCGACTACCTCACCAAGCCCGTGCGCGCCGAGCGGCTGCAGCAGGCGCTGCAGAAGGCCGAGCGCTATCTCAAGGAGCGCGCCAGCGACAAGGCGGCGCAGGAGAGCGTGCTGATCCAGGACCGCGGCCGCGCCGAGCGCGTGCCGCTGGCGGAGATCGTCTACCTGAAGTCCGAATACAAGTACCTCACGGTGCGCACGGCCGCGCGCAGCCACATCCTCGACGGCTCGCTCAACGATTTCGAGGAGCGCTATCCCGAGCGTTTCCTGCGCGTGCACCGCAACGCGCTGGTGGCGCGCAGCGCGATCCGCGCGCTCGAGCGCTACGACGACGGCGAGGACGCCGAGGGCTGGGCGCTGCGCCTGTCGACCGTGCCCGAGCTGGTCGCGGTGTCGCGCCGGCAGCTGGCGGCGGTGCGCGAAGTCATCAAGGACGCACGATGAACGACAAGGCGCGCGACGACGACGCCCCGCGGCCGCCGGCCGCGCAGCAGGAGGCGCCCGCGCCCGAGCCTGCCCCGCCCGAGGAGGTGGTGGCGGCCGCCTCCGTTCCCGCGCCCGCGCTGCAGCCCGAGCCGCCGCCCGTGCCGAAGTCCGAGGCCGACGCCGAGCGCGACCTGCCGGTGCTGCGCGTGCCGGTCGACGTGCGCAGCTTCTCGCTGGTGGTGCTCGCGGTGCTGGCCAGCGTGTTCGCGCTGCAGTGGGCGCAGTCGGTGTTCATCCCGCTGATGCTGAGCCTGCTGCTGAGCTATGCGCTGTCGCCGCTGGTCGACCGGCTCGAGCGCTGGCGGCTGCCGCGCTGGATCGGCGCCGCCGTCATCCTGCTCGGCCTGTGCGGCGCCATCGGCTGGACCGGCTATTCGCTCTCGGGCAGCGCCTCGTCCCTGCTCGACTCGCTGCCCGCCGCGGCGCAGAAGCTGCGCCAGGCCACGCGCACCGACAAGGGCAGCAGCGGCACGCTCGACAGCGTGCAGCAGGCCGCCTCGCAGCTCGAGCGCGCGGCCGAGGAGAACTCGCGCGCGCTGGCACGCCGCGGCGTCGCGCGCGTGGTGATCGAGCGGCCGCCGTTCAACGTGCGCGACTACCTCTGGACCGGCACCGTCGGCCTGCTCGGCGCGGCCGGGCAGCTCACGCTGGTGGCCTTCCTCACCTACTTCGCGCTGTGTTCGGGCTCCACCTTCCGGCGCAAGCTGATCAAGATCTCGGGCTCGAGCCTCGAGAAGAAGAAGATCACCGTGCACGTGCTCGACGACATCACGCGCAACATCGAGCGCTACCTGCTGGTGCAGATCTTCACCAGCGTGCTCGTGGGCGTGGCCACCGGCCTGGCCTTCTGGGCGCTCGGGCTGCAGAACGCGGCCGTCTGGGGCATCGTGGCCGGCGTCACCAACCTCATTCCCTACATCGGTTCGGTGATCGTGCTCTCGGCCGCAGGGCTGGTGGCCTTCCTGCAGTTCAACACCCTCGAGATGGGCATCGCGGTGGCCGGCACCTCGCTGCTGATCCACACCTTGGTCGGCAACCTGCTGATGCCCTGGCTCACCAGCCGCACCAGCCGCATCAACCCGGTCGCGGTGTTCGTCGGCGTGATCTTCTGGGGCTGGCTCTGGGGCGTCTGGGGGCTGCTGCTGGGCATCCCGATCACCATGGTGATCAAGGCCATCTGCGACCGGGTCGAGGACCTGCAGCCGATCGGCGAGCTGCTGGGCGAATAGGGCCGCTCAGCGCGCCGGCCGGGCCAGCCGCGCGAAGCGCGCGATCATCAGCGGCCCGAGCAGCGCGCCGAGGCCGACCGTGGTCCACGCCGCCACCCAGCCGTGCGTGCTGCCCGTGCCAAAGCGCGCCTGCCCCCAGTCGAGCGCGAGGCCGAACACCCAGGGGCTGATCGCGCCCGCGCCGAAGCCCATCACCGAGCGCACCGAATAGGCCACGCCCAGGCG is from Variovorax paradoxus and encodes:
- the argH gene encoding argininosuccinate lyase; its protein translation is MTQNQLDKKSEAWSALFSEPMSDLVKRYTASVFFDKRLWQADIQGSLAHAGMLAAQGIISMQDHAEIERGMAQIRDEIESGAFEWKLDLEDVHLNIEARLTQLVGDAGKRLHTGRSRNDQVATDVRLWLRGEIDLIAELLVTLQKSLVDIAEKNVEVILPGFTHLQVAQPVSFGHHMLAYVEMFSRDAERLADVRRRVNRLPLGAAALAGTSYPLDRELVAKTLDMEGVCQNSLDAVSDRDFAIEFSAAASLCMVHISRMSEELILWMSQNFAFIQIADRFTTGSSIMPQKKNPDVPELARGKTGRVVGHLMALITLMKGQPLAYNKDNQEDKEPLFDTVDTLKDTLRIFAEMIGGITVKPEAMELAALRGYATATDLADYLVKKGLPFRDAHEIVAHAVKAATSHKVDLAELPLAVLQQFNPKIEKDVYDVLSLRGSLNARNILGGTAPAQVKAQIARHRARLG
- a CDS encoding histidine kinase, translated to MRKPAILSATPHAASSDRTRTSAHAQAVLFDACQIGVVLRTVVFVEAVVGVAAMFVSGSPGEWLVQAATVTGGALPATLLWLVAACGLKKPLRRLPVPWQYAVGALLGAVSALYGCGLLRLTGVLGSAPWFASALAGAFFAGMVMAAMVLRARGQTPAATTARLEELQSRIRPHFLFNTLNSAIALVREEPAKAETMLEDLSELFRQALADPGESGTLADEIALAERYLAIEQVRFGERLRIRWDLDAAASDARLPPLLLQPLVENAIKHGVEPSPDGARLRIRTERRGSMVVIEVVNSLPPLRWADEPLPRGHGIALANVRDRLRLLHDMRMQFSAGMDQKSYRVRIAIPAES
- a CDS encoding response regulator transcription factor; the encoded protein is MSLRTLIVDDEALARSRLRTLLRDCSAPAAEVVAEAAQGAEAQAQLASMKLDVVLLDVHMPGIDGIEVARALRERADAPAVVFVTAHAAHAVTAFELDAVDYLTKPVRAERLQQALQKAERYLKERASDKAAQESVLIQDRGRAERVPLAEIVYLKSEYKYLTVRTAARSHILDGSLNDFEERYPERFLRVHRNALVARSAIRALERYDDGEDAEGWALRLSTVPELVAVSRRQLAAVREVIKDAR
- a CDS encoding AI-2E family transporter, which gives rise to MNDKARDDDAPRPPAAQQEAPAPEPAPPEEVVAAASVPAPALQPEPPPVPKSEADAERDLPVLRVPVDVRSFSLVVLAVLASVFALQWAQSVFIPLMLSLLLSYALSPLVDRLERWRLPRWIGAAVILLGLCGAIGWTGYSLSGSASSLLDSLPAAAQKLRQATRTDKGSSGTLDSVQQAASQLERAAEENSRALARRGVARVVIERPPFNVRDYLWTGTVGLLGAAGQLTLVAFLTYFALCSGSTFRRKLIKISGSSLEKKKITVHVLDDITRNIERYLLVQIFTSVLVGVATGLAFWALGLQNAAVWGIVAGVTNLIPYIGSVIVLSAAGLVAFLQFNTLEMGIAVAGTSLLIHTLVGNLLMPWLTSRTSRINPVAVFVGVIFWGWLWGVWGLLLGIPITMVIKAICDRVEDLQPIGELLGE